The Skermanella rosea sequence CACCTGGCTGAGGGTGAAGTCGGGGAAGGTCTCCCGCCGCAGCGACGGCGCCGTGACCAGCCCGATCACCAGCAGGAACAGCATCAGCAGGTTGGCGGCGGTCGGGTGGCGGGCGAACCAGGCGATCATGGCGGGTGCCCTGTCAATGCATCGGGGGTGCGGCGGCGGCATCCCGCGCGAGGCCGGACTCGGCGGCCTCGTCGCGGAGCGGCGCCAGCAGCATGCCCTCCACCGCCGGGATCAGGTCGGAGATCACGACGCGCTCGCCGGGCCTCAGTCCTTCCGCCACCGTCACGAAGCCGGCATGGGCGTCGGCGATCCTGACGCGGCGGATCTCCAGCCGGTCGTCGCGGGTAGCGACATGGACATGGTCTCCGGGCTGAAGGGCCGCCCGGGGGATCACCGGCACCGGCGGGCCGGGGGGAGCCTTCAATTCGACCTCGACGAACATGCCCTTGGTCAGCGGCGGCCGGATCCCCGGGATAGCCCGGGCATAGGGCTGGTCCACCACGACCATCACGTCGATCGTGCGCGTCTTGGGATCGACGCCGTCGCCCATGCGGGCGAACCGGGCCGGCCACTCGGCCGACAGGGTGCCGGTTCGCAGCCGGACCACCGCCTCCAGCCCCAGCCTGTCCAGCGGCGGCAGGCCGCGGTCGGGCTCGACCGAGCCGCCGCCGAGCAGGCCGGCGACCAGGGGGCGCAGCCGGTCGAGCGGCACCTGGGCCGCCACCTCGGCCAGCTCGATCCCGTCGGCGCCGGCGAGCTGCGTGCCGGGGGCGGCGTACTGGCCGCGCTCCACCGAGACCTCGTTGATCCGGCCGGCGAAGGGCATGCGGATCTCCGTCCGCTCCAGGGCCAGCCGGGCCTCGGCCAGCTGGGAGTCCTGGAGCGCCGCCGTGGCCCGCAGCTGGTCGCGCTGGCTGGGAATCAGTTCCAGCGAGGTCTGCTGGCCCTGGAGCCGCTGGCGCTGGGCCAGCATCGAGTTGAGCGCCTGGTCGAGCGCCGACTGGCTGCCGGCGCCGGAGGCCTGCAGGTTGCGCTTGCGTTCCACGTCCTGGGTGGTGACCGCCAGCGCCTCCCGCTCGATCGCGACCGCTTGGCGGAGGTTTTCCTCCCGGACGTCCAGTTCCCGGATCTGCGCCTCGACGGAACGCTGCTGCGCCTCCATCCGGGCGATCGCCAGCTCGTAGTCGGCGGGATCGATCCGCACCAGCAAGGCGCCGGCCGGCAGCAGGGCGCCGCGCTTCAGGTCGGGATGGGTCTCGACGACGGTGCCGCCGACCTGGGCGATCGCGGTCCAGACCCGGTCGGGGCGCACCGTGCCGAAGCCGGTGGCGCGCGGGGCCACCGGCAGGGCCGCGACCTCGATCACCCGCGCCGGCCGGGCGGTCTCGGCCCGCTCGACCTGGACGGGTGCCGCCTTGTCGCGGGCGAAGCTGACGAGGACGAAGGCGCCCAGCAGGACGGGCGGGACGATCAGGAGGCGGCGCCACCATGACCTGCCCGTCGCCCCGGTTGCGGGGACCCGGCTTTCCCCGGGCCGGCTGGCGGACATGGCGGATTTCCTCGGAACAATTGTTTCAGGTTGCGCTAATATACCCGAACGGGATCATCGGCGCTCACCTGAAAATGTCGCAGGGCCGCCCCTTTGCCAAGGGCGGCCCCGGACATGCGTCACAGAGACGTCAGCGGGTGGTGGCGGGCACCTCCTCCGCCTTGGGATCGCTTCCGCCGCCGTTGCCGCCGCGGGTCATGACCAGGGACACGATCACGCCGGCGGCGAGCAGGCCGAAGGTGACAGACAGCGAGATGACCGGGTCGAGCTTGCCGTAGAACTGGTTGTAGAAGATCTTGCCGCCGATGAAGATCAGCACCATCGACAGCGCGTATTTGAGGTAATGGAACCGGTGGACCATCGCCGCCAGCGCGAAGTAGAGCGCCCGCAGGCCCAGGATCGCGAAGATGTTGCTGGTATAGACGATGAACGGGTCGGTCGTGATCGCGAAGATGGCGGGCACGCTGTCCACCGCGAAGACCAGGTCGGCGAACTCGATCAGCACCAGCGCCAGGAACAGCGGGGTCACGAACCGCACCATCCTGCCCGATCCTTTCGGGTCCGGAAGCTTCACGAAGAACTTCTCGCCGTGGAGGCGGTCGGTCACGTTGAGCCGCTTGCGCAGGAACTTCAGGATCGGGTTCTTCTCGATGTCCGGCATGTTGTCGGACACCAGCAGCATCTTGATGCCGGTGACCAGCAGGAAGGCGCCGAAGATGAAAAGGATCCAGTCGAACTCGGTGACCAGGGCGGCACCCAGGCCGATCATGATGCCGCGCAGGACGATCACGCCCAGGATGCCCCAGACCAGCACCCGGTGCTGGTAGAGCCGGGGAACGGCGAAATAGCTGAAGATCAGCGATATGACGAACACGTTGTCCATCGCCAGGCTCTTCTCGACGAAGAAGCCGGTGAAGTACTGCATGCCCGGTTCGGGACCGAAATACCACCAGACCCAGGTGCCGAACAGGCAGCCCATGGCGATGTAGCCGGCGCTGAGCCAGAGGCTCTCGCCGATGCCGATTTCATGCGTCTTGCGGTGGAGAACGCCGAGGTCGAAGGCCAGGAGGGCGATGACGATGGCGATGAAGGTGAACCAGATCCAGGCGGGCTTGCCGAGGAAGTCCGCCGAAAGGACGGCGAGAAGGGCGTCCATGTGCCGAATGACCCGTTACGCTGCTGCGTCGGCTGTTGCTGACGAAGGTCCGACATCACGGCCGACGCCTCGGCCGCCAGCGGGGCCCGGACCCATACGCTTTGGCTTAGCCGAGATGGCCCCGGGAGCCCATCGGCACAAGCCCCCGGGAATCGAAAAACGGCAAAATGAAGGACAATAGCGACGGGAATCAGGCGGGCGGCGGACCCGGGTCGGGCGGCGGCGCGGGCCGCAATGCCACGGTGAAGACGGCGCCCCCCTGTTCGTGGTTGGCGGCTGTGATCCGGCCGCCGAAGTCCTGGACGATGCCGTAGCTGATCGACAGGCCGAGCCCCAGCCCCACCCCGACCTCCTTCGTGGTGAAGAACGGGTCGAACAGCCGGGGCAGGTCGTCCTCCGGGATGCCGGGGCCGGTGTCGCGCACCTTCAGCAGCACGTGGCCGTCCTCCCGCTCCAGGCTGACGGCGACGAGCCGGCGGTTGCGGGCGGACACCGCGTCCAGCGCGTTGCGCAGCAGGTTGACGACCACCTGCTCCAGCCGGGCCTCGTCGGCCAGCACCATCGGGAGCGGCCCCCGCGAGGCCTCGTCCGGCAGTTCGAGCACCATGTCGGCGCCCAGCGCGGCGGCCTGGGCGCCCAGCAGCGCCATGGACCGCTCGACCGCGAGGCGTGGCGGGACGGGACCGAGCATGCCGGACGACTTGCGGGCGAAGGTCTTGAGCTGCCGGGTGATGGTGGCCACCCGCTCGGTCAGGCCGGTGATCTCCAGCAGGTTGCCGCGCACCAGGTCCAGGCGCCCGCGGTCGAGCAGCAGCGCGGCATTCTCGGCGTAGGACCGGATCGCGGAGATCGGCTGGTTCACCTCGTGGACGATCCCCGCGGCCATCTGGCCGAGCGCCGCCAGCTTCGCCGCCTGGATCAGGTCCTCCTGGGCTCGGCGCGCCGCCTGCTCCGCCCGTTCGCGCTCCGCGATCTCCGCCGTCAGGCGCAGGTTGGTGGAACTCAGCTCGGCGGTCCGCTCGGTGACCCGGTGCTCCAGCATCAGCTGGGCGCGCCGCTGATATTCCAGCCGCTCCGCCAGGGCCAGGCGGCGCTGGAGAACCACCAGCCCGGCCGCCAGCAGCAGGAGCGTCGCGATGCCGGCGCTGAGACCGGCCGACCAGGCGCGGGCGTCGGCCGGCCTGCTGTCGAGCGCCACATGGACCTTCCAGTCCGTGTCCGGGACCGGTCCATGGTGGACCAGCGCGCTGTCCAGCGGGGGCAGGGGCTCCAGGCCGGTGCCCTCGTACTGCTGGCTGGCCTCGAACTCCCGCCTTGCGTCCGGGGTCAGCGGCGCCAGGGTGCGGAAGCGCCAGTCCGGGACGTTGGTGATGAAGACGACGCCGTGCCGGTCGGTGACGAAGACCCGTTCGCCGGCCATGTCGTGCCAGGTCGCCTCCAGCGGTTCCATGGCGACCTTGGCGACCACCACGCCGACCGTGTGGTGCTCCGCCCAGACGGGGGCCCAGACCGGGTAGGCGATATAGTAGCCGGGCTTCTGCGAGGTCGTTCCCATCGCGAAATAACGCCCGACGCGCCCCGCCAGCGCCTCCCGGAAATAGGGCCGGAAGGCGAAGTTGCGGCCGATGAAGCTGGTCTCCTCGGTCCAGTTGCTCGACGCCAGGGTGGTGCCGTCGCGCGCCATGACGTAGAGCGCCGACAGCGACGCCCCGGCGTTCAGCGCCGCCAGCTTGCGGTCGACCCGGTCGACCAGGGCGACGTCGCGCGGCGAGGCGAGCAGGGCCGCGACGTCGGGGTCCCAGGCCAGCGTCAGCGGCAGGACCCGGTACTTCTCGATCTCGGCGGTCAGGGTGGCGGTGTAGAGCGACAGCCGCGCCTGCGCGGTCTCGGCCAGTTCCTCCAGCGCCTCCCCCCGCGCCCACTCCGCCGCGAACCAGGAAGCGGGCGGCACCAGCGCGCAGGCCGCCAGGGCCAAGGCCGCCGCGAGCCCCCGGAAGCCGCGCGGGAGGGCTCCCGGCCATGCCGGGCGCCACGCGGCCCATTGCTTGATCGACCTGGTCAAGGCGTTCAGCCTTTCTTGTTCCGCGGGCGGAAGGACCGCCGGCGCCGGCCCGGTCCCGGCATCAGTCCAGTTGCAGCACCTGCGCCTTCAGGTAGGCGGTCTCCGGCAGGTGCGGATGCACCGGGTGGTCGGGCGCGGCGCCGCCGGTCCGCAGGATCCGTCCCGAGCGCCGGGCGTCGCCCAGGCCCCGGGAGACCTGCTCGGCGAACAGCGGCACGTCCACATTGTGGCTGCACGAGGCGACCAGCAGGAAGCCGCCCGGCGCGGTGATCGAGGCGGCCAGCCGGGTCATCTTGCGATAGGCCCGGGTCCCGGCCTGCAGGTCCTTCTTCGATTTCACGAAGGCCGGCGGGTCGGCGATCACCACGCCGAACCGCTCGCCGGCGGCCGCCAGCCGCTCCAGCTCCTCGAAGGCGTCGGCCCGGCGGAACTCGCACAGGCCGGCGACCCCGTTGGCCTCCGCGGCGCGGGCGCCGTTGGCGAGCGCTGCTTCCGACCGGTCCACCGCGACGACCGAGGCGGCCCCGGCCTTGGCGCACTGGACCGCGAAGCCGCCGTTGTAGCTGTAGAAGTCGATCACCCGTGCGCCGCGCGCCAGCGCCGCGATCGCCGCCCGGTTGTCGCGCTGGTCGTAGAACCAGCCGGTCTTCTGCCCGGCGCTCGGATCGGCGAAGAAGGTGCTGCCGTTCTCCTCCAGCCGGATCGGGCCGTCCAGCGCCCCCTTGGCGACCCTGACCTCGCCGCCCAGGCCTTCCAGCCCGCGCGCCGGGCTGTCGTTGCGCAGGACCACCGCGGCGGGGGACAGCACCTCGTCCAGCGCCTCCAGCAGGGCGGGCGTCAACCGGTCCATCCCGGCGGAATTCGCCTGGACGACCACGGTGTCGCCGAAGCGGTCGACCACCAGGGCCGGCAGCCCGTCGGCCTCGGCATGGACCAGCCGGTAGAACGGCCGGCCGTAGAGCCGTTCGCGCAGGTCGAGCGCCCGGCGCAGCCGCTCCGCAAGGAAACCGCGGTCGACCTGCGCCTCCGGGTCGCGCGACAGCATCCGCGTGCAGATCAGCGTGTGCGGGTTGAAGGTGGCGGCGCCCAGCGGCGCGCCGTCGTGGGTGACCACCCGGACGACGCTGCCCGGCGGGATCGCCTTGGCCGTGTTGTCCATGTGGATCTCGTTGGAATAGACCCAGGGATGGCCGTGCTGGACCCGCTTGTGCCGGCTCGGCTGCAGGCGGATGGTCGGTCGGGGGGCAATGTCGCTCATGGCCCGCAGTCTAGCGGCTGCCGGCGCCCTGGCAACAGCGAGAGGCACCCCTACTGGTCGTTGGCCACGTCCAGCGCCACGGGCGCCATGTCGATCATCAGCTTGCACAGCCTCAGGGTCTCGACGGCGTGGCCGGCTTCCCGGAAGCTGTTCAGCAGCCAGTTGCAGTATTCCGGCAGGCTCGAATAGTCGTCCGGCAGGTTGGTGTGGATCGCGGTGCAGCCGAGGTCGTCGGCGACCCTGTCCATCGCGCCGAGCAGCGCGTCGGCGGCGCCCGCCAGGTCGAACAGGTCGAGCACGATGAAGTTCTCGACCGCCAGCACCCGGCCGTGCCGCAGGTGGTTCTCCACCGCGTAGCTGAACAGGCCGTGGATGTAGCCGCGGGCGTTCTGCACGGTCATGATTCCCCGGGAGCGTGTCCGGTTCTTCCCCGAGGGGGGATGGCCGCCGGTTTCAAGCTCCGGAACCGCCAGGACGGCTGCGGCAAAATCGCGCCATCGCTCGACGTCGAGATCGGGTGCGATCGTCTGCACCACCGGGAAAGCCTGGTCGATCTGACGGCGGGCTAAGGGTTTCGCAACATAAGTGTCGTGCATGGGCGTCTCGACCACGGGTGCTGGCGTGACGATGGCAGCCCCCGAGCCCGCGGGTCCTTGACGTAGATCAATGTTGCCGGCCAGCGGCATCCCCATAGTCCCCACCCGTCAAAGGGATTTGCGTACGTGCCGCGTGCCGTCGCGGCGGTGCGGACCCGGCACGATGGAATCAAGAGCAACCTTACGGTGGCGAGGAACGACCGGCCCCGGCCGGCCCGGCTTCGCCAGACGGGAGATATAGGTAATGACAGCAGCGACCCTGTCCCACGGTTCGTCCGTGGGAGGCGAGCGGGCAGGTGAGGAGACCGTCTCGTACAACGAGGCTGTCATCCGCCTGTTCGTCATCGCCACTGTTTTCTGGGGCGTGATCGGCTTTATCGCCGGCATCTTCATCGCCCTGCAACTGGCGTTCCCGGCCTTCAACCTGGGCCTGGAATGGACCAGCTTCGGCCGCCTGCGGCCGCTGCACACCTCGGCGGTGATCTTCGCCTTCGGCGGCAACGCCCTGTTCGCCACCTCGCTGTACGTCGTCCAGCGCACCTGCCGGGCTCCGCTCTGGGGCGGGCCGGCGATCGCCAATTTCCTGTTCGTGGGCTACCAGCTCTTCATCGTGCTGGCGGCGTCGGGCTACGTGCTGGGCATCACCCAGGGCAAGGAATACGCCGAGCCGGAATGGTACGTGGACCTGTGGCTGACGGTCGTCTGGGTGGTCTACCTGCTGACCTTCGTCGGCACGATCATGCAGCGGCGCGAACCCCACATCTACGTGGCCAACTGGTTCTACCTGGCGTTCATCGTGACCATCGCGATGCTCCACTTGGTCAACAACCTGAACGTCCCGGTCTCGTTCTTCGGCACCGCCAGCTACCCGCTGTTCGCGGGCGTGCAGGGCGCGCTGGTCCAGTGGTGGTACGGCCACAACGCGGTGGGCTTCTTCCTGACCGCCGGCTTCCTGGGCATGATGTACTACTTCATCCCCAAGCAGGCCGGCCGGCCGGTCTATTCCTACCGGCTGTCGATCATCCATTTCTGGTCGCTGATCTTCCTCTACATCTGGGCCGGCCCGCACCACCTGCACTACACGGCCCTGCCGGAATGGGCGCAGACGCTGGGCATGACCTTCTCCGTCATGCTGTGGATGCCGTCCTGGGGCGGCATGATCAACGGCATCATGACCCTGTCCGGCGCCTGGGACAAGCTGCGCACCGACCCGGTGCTGCGCTTCCTGGTCACCTCCGTCGCGTTCTACGGCATGAGCACCTTCGAAGGCCCGGTCATGTCGATCAAGGCGGTCAACGCCCTGTCGCACTACACCGACTGGACCGTCGGCCACGTCCACTCCGGTGCGCTCGGCTGGGTCGCCTTCGTCAGCT is a genomic window containing:
- a CDS encoding efflux RND transporter periplasmic adaptor subunit, giving the protein MSASRPGESRVPATGATGRSWWRRLLIVPPVLLGAFVLVSFARDKAAPVQVERAETARPARVIEVAALPVAPRATGFGTVRPDRVWTAIAQVGGTVVETHPDLKRGALLPAGALLVRIDPADYELAIARMEAQQRSVEAQIRELDVREENLRQAVAIEREALAVTTQDVERKRNLQASGAGSQSALDQALNSMLAQRQRLQGQQTSLELIPSQRDQLRATAALQDSQLAEARLALERTEIRMPFAGRINEVSVERGQYAAPGTQLAGADGIELAEVAAQVPLDRLRPLVAGLLGGGSVEPDRGLPPLDRLGLEAVVRLRTGTLSAEWPARFARMGDGVDPKTRTIDVMVVVDQPYARAIPGIRPPLTKGMFVEVELKAPPGPPVPVIPRAALQPGDHVHVATRDDRLEIRRVRIADAHAGFVTVAEGLRPGERVVISDLIPAVEGMLLAPLRDEAAESGLARDAAAAPPMH
- a CDS encoding TerC family protein, giving the protein MDALLAVLSADFLGKPAWIWFTFIAIVIALLAFDLGVLHRKTHEIGIGESLWLSAGYIAMGCLFGTWVWWYFGPEPGMQYFTGFFVEKSLAMDNVFVISLIFSYFAVPRLYQHRVLVWGILGVIVLRGIMIGLGAALVTEFDWILFIFGAFLLVTGIKMLLVSDNMPDIEKNPILKFLRKRLNVTDRLHGEKFFVKLPDPKGSGRMVRFVTPLFLALVLIEFADLVFAVDSVPAIFAITTDPFIVYTSNIFAILGLRALYFALAAMVHRFHYLKYALSMVLIFIGGKIFYNQFYGKLDPVISLSVTFGLLAAGVIVSLVMTRGGNGGGSDPKAEEVPATTR
- a CDS encoding sensor histidine kinase, with the translated sequence MTRSIKQWAAWRPAWPGALPRGFRGLAAALALAACALVPPASWFAAEWARGEALEELAETAQARLSLYTATLTAEIEKYRVLPLTLAWDPDVAALLASPRDVALVDRVDRKLAALNAGASLSALYVMARDGTTLASSNWTEETSFIGRNFAFRPYFREALAGRVGRYFAMGTTSQKPGYYIAYPVWAPVWAEHHTVGVVVAKVAMEPLEATWHDMAGERVFVTDRHGVVFITNVPDWRFRTLAPLTPDARREFEASQQYEGTGLEPLPPLDSALVHHGPVPDTDWKVHVALDSRPADARAWSAGLSAGIATLLLLAAGLVVLQRRLALAERLEYQRRAQLMLEHRVTERTAELSSTNLRLTAEIAERERAEQAARRAQEDLIQAAKLAALGQMAAGIVHEVNQPISAIRSYAENAALLLDRGRLDLVRGNLLEITGLTERVATITRQLKTFARKSSGMLGPVPPRLAVERSMALLGAQAAALGADMVLELPDEASRGPLPMVLADEARLEQVVVNLLRNALDAVSARNRRLVAVSLEREDGHVLLKVRDTGPGIPEDDLPRLFDPFFTTKEVGVGLGLGLSISYGIVQDFGGRITAANHEQGGAVFTVALRPAPPPDPGPPPA
- a CDS encoding class I SAM-dependent rRNA methyltransferase; amino-acid sequence: MSDIAPRPTIRLQPSRHKRVQHGHPWVYSNEIHMDNTAKAIPPGSVVRVVTHDGAPLGAATFNPHTLICTRMLSRDPEAQVDRGFLAERLRRALDLRERLYGRPFYRLVHAEADGLPALVVDRFGDTVVVQANSAGMDRLTPALLEALDEVLSPAAVVLRNDSPARGLEGLGGEVRVAKGALDGPIRLEENGSTFFADPSAGQKTGWFYDQRDNRAAIAALARGARVIDFYSYNGGFAVQCAKAGAASVVAVDRSEAALANGARAAEANGVAGLCEFRRADAFEELERLAAAGERFGVVIADPPAFVKSKKDLQAGTRAYRKMTRLAASITAPGGFLLVASCSHNVDVPLFAEQVSRGLGDARRSGRILRTGGAAPDHPVHPHLPETAYLKAQVLQLD
- the ccoN gene encoding cytochrome-c oxidase, cbb3-type subunit I produces the protein MTAATLSHGSSVGGERAGEETVSYNEAVIRLFVIATVFWGVIGFIAGIFIALQLAFPAFNLGLEWTSFGRLRPLHTSAVIFAFGGNALFATSLYVVQRTCRAPLWGGPAIANFLFVGYQLFIVLAASGYVLGITQGKEYAEPEWYVDLWLTVVWVVYLLTFVGTIMQRREPHIYVANWFYLAFIVTIAMLHLVNNLNVPVSFFGTASYPLFAGVQGALVQWWYGHNAVGFFLTAGFLGMMYYFIPKQAGRPVYSYRLSIIHFWSLIFLYIWAGPHHLHYTALPEWAQTLGMTFSVMLWMPSWGGMINGIMTLSGAWDKLRTDPVLRFLVTSVAFYGMSTFEGPVMSIKAVNALSHYTDWTVGHVHSGALGWVAFVSFGAVYYLVPQLWKAQRLYSLRLVSYHFWTATIGIVLYITAMWISGIMQGLMWRAYDNLGFLQYSFVETVAAMHPFYVIRAMGGVLFLIGALIMVYNLWRTTKGDIRVEKPYVTAPTRKFAPAAE